Proteins encoded within one genomic window of Streptomyces sp. NBC_00523:
- a CDS encoding VOC family protein: MPAIGPDFLSLQVRDLGVSQAFYEQYLGLVRSQAGPPHAVVFETNPIAFALRDLVPGTDLASVAQPGVGAAIWLRATDVQAIHDALVADGHTIVSAPIDGPFGRTFAFADPDGYHITLHDRA, translated from the coding sequence ATGCCCGCCATCGGCCCCGACTTTCTCTCGCTCCAAGTGCGCGACCTCGGCGTCTCCCAGGCGTTCTACGAGCAGTACCTCGGCCTGGTGCGCTCGCAGGCCGGGCCTCCGCACGCCGTCGTCTTCGAGACGAATCCGATCGCGTTCGCGCTCCGCGACCTCGTTCCCGGTACCGACCTCGCATCCGTGGCCCAGCCCGGCGTCGGCGCCGCCATCTGGCTTCGCGCCACCGATGTCCAGGCCATCCACGACGCCCTCGTCGCCGACGGTCACACCATCGTCTCCGCACCGATCGACGGCCCCTTCGGCCGGACCTTCGCCTTCGCCGACCCCGACGGCTACCACATCACTCTCCACGACCGTGCCTGA
- a CDS encoding YybH family protein, with product MPEYEKAMRPEDITRLFVERSNAGDAAGVAALYEEDAVMAYPPGERTVGRDAIRALWGKVLANGPRFEPEQPLPTLISGDIALTSTPPKDGAGARAQVVRRQPDGSWLRLLDQPEFAPPGR from the coding sequence ATGCCGGAGTACGAGAAGGCCATGCGCCCCGAGGACATCACCCGCCTGTTCGTCGAGCGGTCCAACGCCGGTGACGCGGCCGGGGTCGCCGCGCTGTACGAGGAGGACGCGGTCATGGCCTACCCGCCCGGCGAGCGGACGGTCGGGCGCGACGCGATCCGTGCGCTGTGGGGGAAGGTGCTGGCCAACGGCCCCCGTTTCGAGCCGGAACAGCCGCTGCCCACGCTGATCAGCGGCGACATCGCGCTCACCTCGACCCCGCCGAAGGACGGGGCCGGTGCGCGGGCGCAGGTCGTCAGGCGCCAGCCGGACGGGAGTTGGCTGCGGCTGCTCGACCAGCCGGAGTTCGCCCCGCCGGGCCGCTGA
- a CDS encoding ATP-binding protein translates to MGESLRAVGWARSLPLHSEIRIAREWARGHLETLPWAADASDVVDDVLLTVSELVTNAHVHADSNAQLVMTWDECCLHVAVHDSSTALPTPRPPSSDRPGGRGMFLVDALADEWETRPCNDGKMVIACFRPPAATQQGD, encoded by the coding sequence ATGGGGGAATCACTGCGCGCCGTGGGTTGGGCCCGGTCACTGCCACTGCACAGTGAAATCAGGATCGCGCGGGAATGGGCACGTGGGCACCTGGAGACGCTGCCGTGGGCCGCCGACGCCTCGGACGTGGTCGACGATGTGCTTCTGACCGTCTCGGAGCTCGTCACCAATGCTCATGTCCACGCCGACAGCAACGCGCAGTTGGTCATGACCTGGGACGAGTGCTGTCTGCACGTGGCCGTCCACGATTCCTCGACCGCGTTGCCCACACCACGCCCGCCGAGTTCCGACAGGCCGGGCGGCCGGGGCATGTTCCTCGTCGACGCCCTGGCCGACGAGTGGGAGACCCGCCCCTGCAACGACGGCAAGATGGTGATCGCCTGCTTCCGACCGCCCGCGGCAACCCAGCAGGGTGACTGA
- a CDS encoding alpha/beta fold hydrolase — MRGARAAVLLLHGGRVDALEPPAALNLPALRMKPFATRIQRAVAREDVFVGHVRYQHRGWNGHHAHPVADARRALSELYEVAGPVPVVLVGHSMGARAALRAAVDPQVKGVVALAPWCPPGESAAHLGGRTVVALHDESDRVTRAGDTWAYLSRARDAGAETHGFRMPCGGHTMIRGARQWQRLAAEATAGLLGLAPLPLPPAE; from the coding sequence ATGCGGGGCGCGCGGGCCGCGGTTCTCCTGCTGCACGGCGGGCGCGTCGACGCGCTGGAACCTCCTGCGGCGCTCAACCTCCCCGCGCTGCGCATGAAGCCGTTCGCCACGCGTATCCAGAGGGCCGTGGCCCGGGAGGACGTCTTCGTGGGCCACGTCCGCTACCAGCACCGCGGCTGGAACGGTCACCACGCCCATCCCGTCGCCGACGCCCGCCGTGCGCTGAGCGAGCTGTACGAGGTCGCCGGCCCGGTGCCCGTCGTGCTCGTCGGCCATTCCATGGGCGCTCGTGCGGCGCTACGTGCGGCCGTCGATCCGCAGGTGAAGGGTGTGGTGGCGCTGGCCCCCTGGTGTCCGCCCGGCGAGTCCGCCGCGCACCTGGGCGGTCGCACCGTGGTCGCCCTCCACGACGAGAGCGACCGCGTCACCCGGGCCGGGGACACCTGGGCCTACCTCTCGCGCGCCCGGGACGCCGGGGCGGAGACCCACGGCTTCCGCATGCCCTGCGGGGGCCACACCATGATCCGCGGTGCCCGCCAGTGGCAGCGCCTCGCCGCCGAGGCGACTGCGGGGCTGCTCGGGCTCGCGCCCCTTCCGCTCCCTCCTGCGGAGTGA
- a CDS encoding c-type cytochrome, which yields MRLPAEAVDGTVLIEVVRLSGLPAGREDPYPGTVAAHWAGSDAAAALSLMASLPGSEQHRCGFSPGWSVRAYDEHLGAALFEAAFCFTCHEVRMRGTAVPPALATQYFDPDSTPAQNLLSLFRGAHE from the coding sequence ATGCGACTCCCCGCCGAAGCCGTTGACGGCACCGTACTGATCGAGGTCGTACGACTCTCCGGCCTGCCCGCCGGGCGGGAGGACCCTTATCCGGGCACGGTTGCGGCGCACTGGGCCGGGAGCGATGCCGCCGCCGCGCTGTCGCTGATGGCGAGTCTGCCCGGCAGCGAACAGCACCGCTGCGGGTTCTCGCCCGGCTGGAGCGTCCGGGCGTACGACGAACACCTCGGCGCGGCCCTGTTCGAGGCGGCGTTCTGCTTCACGTGCCACGAGGTCCGCATGCGGGGAACGGCCGTGCCGCCCGCCCTGGCCACGCAGTACTTCGACCCGGACTCGACTCCGGCACAGAACCTCTTGTCACTCTTCCGCGGGGCGCACGAGTAG
- a CDS encoding LysR family transcriptional regulator, protein MELRQLEYFVAVAEEQNFTRAAERVHISQSGVSAQIRRLEQELGAELFDRSARTVVLTVAGKAALAHARAALAAAGAVGQSVDEVTELIRGRLTVGMVIGCTLTPLFEALAAFHEAHPGVEIALLEDNSDRLTDGVRTGAVDLALIGTATAAPDGLHALTVISERLVAAVPARHPLTRRRRVTLRDLAAHPIVCMPTGTGLRAVFDQACAAQHLQPSIAMQASAADAIADLAARGLGVAVLSDSMAAAHRDRLTARTIDDVETPALLALVWKSAHNPAVRELLTHTRRAFHAEVESGRNHPIGTFLSTVGIVGESGIP, encoded by the coding sequence ATGGAACTGAGGCAGCTGGAGTACTTCGTCGCCGTCGCCGAAGAGCAGAACTTCACCCGCGCGGCTGAGCGGGTACACATCAGCCAGTCCGGTGTCAGCGCCCAGATCCGCCGGCTCGAGCAGGAGCTCGGTGCCGAGCTGTTCGACCGGTCGGCCCGGACCGTCGTCCTCACCGTCGCGGGCAAGGCCGCGCTCGCACACGCCCGCGCCGCCCTCGCCGCAGCCGGAGCGGTCGGTCAGTCGGTGGACGAGGTGACCGAGCTGATACGGGGGCGGCTCACCGTCGGAATGGTCATCGGCTGCACCCTCACCCCGCTCTTCGAAGCCCTCGCCGCATTCCACGAGGCACACCCGGGCGTGGAGATCGCGCTCCTGGAGGACAACTCCGACCGCCTCACCGACGGCGTACGAACCGGAGCCGTCGACCTGGCACTCATCGGGACCGCGACGGCGGCCCCCGACGGGCTGCACGCGCTGACCGTCATCAGCGAACGGCTCGTCGCGGCGGTCCCGGCCCGGCACCCCCTGACGAGACGGCGGCGGGTCACCTTGCGGGACCTGGCCGCCCACCCCATCGTGTGCATGCCCACCGGCACCGGCCTGCGCGCCGTATTCGACCAGGCATGCGCCGCACAGCACCTCCAGCCCTCGATCGCGATGCAGGCCAGCGCCGCGGACGCCATCGCGGACCTCGCCGCCCGCGGCCTCGGCGTGGCCGTACTCAGCGACTCGATGGCCGCGGCCCACCGCGACCGGCTCACCGCCCGCACCATCGACGACGTCGAGACACCGGCACTGCTCGCCCTGGTCTGGAAGAGCGCACACAACCCGGCGGTACGCGAACTCCTCACGCACACCCGACGCGCCTTTCACGCGGAGGTCGAATCCGGACGCAATCACCCGATCGGAACGTTCCTTTCGACGGTCGGCATCGTTGGGGAGTCTGGAATCCCGTAA
- a CDS encoding MarR family winged helix-turn-helix transcriptional regulator translates to MGKDSGGVDLDKSLGYLLKEASSALRAGMEEVLRPLGMTVTHYSCLELLAQRPGLSNSELARGAFVTRQSMNVLLQTLERDGYVTRPVEERVGKALPARLTPRGRESLKEASAAVRAVEVRMLSDLTETEQTGAFRILQSMIDSLRSGDHGQA, encoded by the coding sequence ATGGGCAAAGACAGTGGCGGTGTGGACCTCGACAAATCACTGGGCTACCTGCTGAAGGAGGCTTCGAGCGCACTGCGGGCGGGCATGGAGGAGGTGCTGCGACCACTCGGGATGACCGTGACGCACTACTCCTGCCTCGAACTGCTGGCCCAGCGACCCGGCCTGTCGAACTCCGAGCTCGCGCGCGGTGCGTTCGTCACACGCCAGTCCATGAACGTGCTGCTCCAGACGCTGGAGCGGGACGGCTACGTGACCCGGCCCGTCGAAGAGCGCGTCGGAAAGGCTCTCCCCGCGCGACTCACTCCGCGTGGCCGCGAGAGCCTGAAGGAGGCGAGCGCGGCGGTCAGGGCTGTCGAGGTCAGGATGTTGTCCGACTTGACCGAGACCGAACAGACGGGCGCGTTCCGCATCCTGCAGAGCATGATCGATTCCCTGCGCAGCGGCGACCACGGGCAGGCGTAG